Proteins co-encoded in one Paracoccus aestuarii genomic window:
- a CDS encoding glucokinase: protein MAMLLGDVGGTNARLAIARNGSIDAGTVTRFKGDDFASFDDVVRQFMAEQHQPNISSMCIAVAGPVSGGRARLTNRDWSFDEDALARLTDADQVRLINDLSALGYSTPALSGDQLTTLRAAPQGRARNGQALVVGLGTGFNVCAVRVLPGGAITVLEAEEGHTHLPANIMARLQDRVGDKAVGFFSTEETFAGRGLSRLHAALTGTDAVRSEDIARAAESGDAQAVATYDLFAELVGLLCRELSLRFMPLEGLFLAGSVGRSIADRMGIFEPAFLCEDHMRHIPENTPVFLIRDDMAALQGCLAALG from the coding sequence ATGGCGATGCTTCTGGGCGATGTGGGCGGCACCAATGCGCGTCTGGCGATTGCGCGCAACGGGTCCATCGATGCCGGCACGGTCACGCGGTTCAAGGGTGACGACTTTGCCAGCTTCGACGACGTGGTGCGCCAGTTCATGGCCGAACAGCATCAGCCCAACATCTCGTCCATGTGCATCGCGGTGGCGGGGCCGGTCAGCGGCGGGCGCGCGCGGCTGACCAACCGCGACTGGTCCTTTGACGAGGACGCGCTGGCGCGGCTGACCGATGCCGACCAGGTGCGGCTGATCAACGACCTGTCGGCCCTGGGCTATTCCACGCCCGCGCTGTCGGGCGATCAGCTGACGACGCTGCGCGCGGCGCCCCAAGGCCGGGCCCGCAACGGCCAGGCACTGGTCGTGGGGCTGGGCACGGGCTTCAACGTCTGCGCGGTGCGGGTGCTGCCCGGCGGCGCCATCACCGTGCTGGAGGCCGAGGAGGGTCACACCCACCTGCCCGCCAACATCATGGCCCGCCTGCAGGACCGTGTCGGCGACAAGGCGGTCGGCTTCTTTTCCACCGAGGAGACCTTTGCCGGGCGCGGGCTATCGCGTCTGCACGCGGCCCTGACCGGCACCGACGCGGTCCGCAGCGAGGATATCGCCCGCGCCGCCGAATCCGGCGATGCGCAGGCGGTGGCGACCTATGATCTGTTCGCGGAACTGGTCGGGCTGCTCTGTCGGGAACTGTCGCTGCGCTTCATGCCGCTGGAGGGGCTGTTTCTGGCCGGCAGCGTGGGCCGCAGCATCGCCGACCGGATGGGCATCTTCGAGCCGGCCTTCCTGTGCGAGGATCACATGCGCCACATCCCGGAAAACACGCCGGTTTTCCTGATCCGCGACGACATGGCGGCGCTGCAGGGCTGTCTGGCGGCGCTCGGCTGA
- a CDS encoding autotransporter assembly complex protein TamA yields the protein MRRYLGAMLVASTALGGAMAHAQSSSPFSGLFGRSQDEGPVALDVRVAGDPDGLSRQLRQTLLITGALAEDRITGQDILAAARGDYARVLGLLYDEGYYDASVSITLDGVEAAEVAPLDGPDQVARVVVAVDPGPVFRFSRAQIAPVAPGSDIPAGYAADQVAGTGVMRRAAIAGVDGWRAVGHAKADIADQQITADHDASRVDSRIALSPGPSLTFGQMSVSGNQRLNERRLRKIAGFPEGRRFDPEELDRVRARLRRSGVFSAITLQEADDIGPGDTLDVDLTVIEQAPRRVGFGFEISSTDGFQGSAYWMHRNLLGGGERLRIDGRIKDIGSQTSGRDDELTIRLDRPATLTPDTTAYVETELARMREEDYSEDLATIGIGANHIFSDRLTANGAVQYRFSRVFDANGQTDFKVLALPMDVIWDQRDEPNNARRGYWLSADVTPFTGLSETSSGLRMLGEGRAYASFADDRVTLAGRARAGSVLGTAIETTPRNYLFYSGGGGTVRGHPFQSLGVTEIQGPDGPIKTGGLSVASATAELRFQLRERIGLVAFADYGRVWTQGGFDGTADDHAGAGIGIRYDTPIGPLRFDVAGPVSGDTGSGVQLYLGLGQAF from the coding sequence ATGCGGCGATATCTTGGGGCGATGCTGGTGGCGTCGACGGCCTTGGGCGGGGCCATGGCCCATGCACAAAGCTCGTCGCCCTTTTCGGGCCTGTTCGGGCGGTCCCAGGACGAAGGGCCGGTCGCGCTGGATGTCCGTGTCGCGGGCGATCCCGACGGGCTGTCGCGCCAGCTGCGCCAGACCCTGCTGATCACCGGCGCCCTGGCCGAGGACCGCATCACCGGACAGGACATCCTGGCCGCCGCGCGGGGCGATTACGCCCGGGTGCTGGGGCTGCTTTATGACGAGGGCTATTACGACGCCTCGGTCAGCATCACCCTGGACGGGGTCGAGGCTGCCGAGGTCGCCCCCCTGGACGGTCCCGACCAGGTCGCCCGCGTGGTGGTCGCGGTCGATCCCGGCCCGGTCTTCCGGTTCTCGCGCGCCCAGATCGCGCCGGTCGCGCCGGGCAGCGACATTCCCGCGGGCTATGCCGCGGATCAGGTCGCGGGCACGGGCGTCATGCGCCGCGCGGCCATCGCGGGGGTGGATGGCTGGCGCGCCGTGGGCCATGCCAAGGCCGATATCGCCGACCAGCAGATCACGGCCGATCACGACGCCTCCCGCGTGGACAGCCGCATCGCGCTGAGCCCCGGCCCGTCGCTGACCTTCGGGCAGATGTCGGTCAGCGGCAACCAGCGCCTGAACGAACGCCGCCTGCGCAAGATCGCGGGCTTTCCCGAGGGCCGGCGCTTCGACCCCGAGGAGCTGGACCGCGTCCGCGCCCGCCTGCGCCGCAGCGGCGTCTTTTCCGCCATCACCCTGCAGGAGGCCGACGATATCGGCCCCGGCGACACGCTGGACGTGGACCTGACGGTGATCGAACAGGCCCCCCGCCGCGTCGGCTTCGGGTTCGAGATCTCCAGCACGGACGGGTTCCAGGGTTCGGCCTACTGGATGCACCGCAACCTGCTGGGCGGCGGCGAACGGCTGCGCATCGACGGCCGGATCAAGGATATCGGGTCCCAGACCAGTGGCCGCGACGACGAATTGACGATCCGCCTGGACCGGCCCGCGACGCTGACCCCCGACACCACCGCCTATGTGGAAACCGAACTGGCCCGCATGCGCGAGGAGGATTACAGCGAGGACCTGGCCACGATCGGGATCGGCGCGAACCATATCTTCAGCGACCGGCTGACCGCGAACGGGGCGGTGCAATACCGGTTCTCGCGCGTGTTCGATGCCAATGGCCAAACCGATTTCAAGGTCCTGGCCCTGCCGATGGACGTGATCTGGGACCAGCGCGACGAACCCAACAACGCGCGGCGCGGATACTGGCTGTCGGCGGACGTGACCCCCTTCACCGGCCTCTCCGAGACCAGCTCCGGGCTGCGCATGCTGGGCGAGGGGCGGGCCTATGCCTCCTTTGCCGATGACCGGGTGACGCTGGCGGGCCGGGCCCGCGCGGGCAGCGTGCTGGGCACCGCGATCGAGACGACGCCGCGCAACTATCTGTTCTATTCCGGCGGCGGCGGGACGGTGCGCGGCCATCCGTTCCAGTCGCTCGGCGTGACCGAGATCCAGGGCCCGGACGGCCCGATCAAGACCGGCGGCCTGTCGGTCGCCAGCGCCACGGCCGAGCTGCGCTTTCAGCTGCGCGAGCGCATCGGCCTGGTGGCCTTTGCCGATTACGGCCGCGTCTGGACTCAGGGCGGGTTCGACGGCACGGCCGATGATCACGCCGGCGCCGGCATCGGCATCCGCTATGACACGCCGATCGGGCCGCTGCGCTTCGACGTGGCCGGGCCGGTCAGCGGCGATACCGGCAGCGGCGTTCAACTTTACCTTGGATTGGGGCAGGCATTCTGA
- a CDS encoding PAS-domain containing protein produces the protein MDIQGVALVVTAVLCGTASVILAVAAIRLWDAWRPGPHGTGAAAGLEGKIQPMVFLFRASRLVDATPPARALLDRIGAPDDDWTRLMRWIGPRFPDAPDRLAMLARLGRVELIGEHGTGSATLRLVAEDLGDRLWRVTLTDPGADHAGIVVDSMTLQAMEEELQLLRGALDQTPMLVWRLDADDRVTWANAAYLRRAEARADGAIGWPLPRLMDAPRPGTNGNIRGRRTAIEDQGIVSWYDCHAHQMGDQVMMFALPADAAVRAERSLRDFVQTLTKTFADLPIGLAIFDQGRNLQLFNPALIDLTRLPTGFLTARPSLFDFLDQLRERRMVPEPKDYRSWRQHMANLESAAATGHHVETWSLPGGQTYRVTGRPHPDGAVAFLFENITSEMSLTRKFRAELLLGAHVLDGLDDALAVFSNTGQLVLSNQAYRSLWGAPPANLADAVAGWQAASPAGPGFQALRDALTATDAPAASGAMAGPQGELLGWTVTTLSGGRRMLRFRAGSAPAIASAQALAALDQAPALIHSLPNAMGAE, from the coding sequence GTGGATATTCAGGGTGTGGCATTGGTTGTGACGGCGGTCCTGTGCGGGACGGCCTCGGTCATTCTGGCGGTCGCGGCGATCCGGCTGTGGGATGCGTGGCGCCCCGGCCCCCACGGCACCGGCGCCGCCGCGGGGCTGGAGGGCAAGATCCAGCCCATGGTCTTTCTGTTCCGGGCCTCGCGGCTGGTCGATGCCACGCCGCCCGCCCGCGCGTTGCTGGACCGGATCGGCGCGCCGGATGACGACTGGACGCGGCTGATGCGCTGGATCGGGCCGCGCTTTCCCGACGCGCCCGACCGGCTGGCCATGCTGGCGCGCCTTGGCCGGGTCGAACTGATCGGCGAACATGGCACCGGCAGCGCCACCCTGCGCCTGGTGGCCGAGGATCTGGGCGACCGGCTGTGGCGCGTGACCCTGACCGATCCGGGCGCCGATCATGCCGGCATCGTGGTCGACAGCATGACCCTGCAGGCGATGGAGGAGGAATTGCAGCTGCTGCGCGGCGCCTTGGACCAGACCCCGATGCTGGTTTGGCGCCTGGATGCGGATGACCGGGTGACCTGGGCCAATGCTGCCTATCTGCGCCGGGCCGAGGCACGGGCCGACGGCGCCATCGGCTGGCCCTTGCCGCGGCTGATGGATGCGCCGCGACCAGGCACGAACGGCAATATCCGCGGCCGCCGCACCGCGATCGAGGATCAGGGCATCGTGTCCTGGTATGACTGCCACGCCCATCAGATGGGCGATCAGGTGATGATGTTCGCCCTGCCCGCCGATGCGGCGGTGCGCGCCGAACGCAGCCTGCGCGATTTCGTGCAGACCCTGACCAAGACCTTCGCCGACCTGCCGATCGGGCTGGCGATCTTTGACCAGGGGCGGAACCTGCAGCTCTTCAACCCGGCGCTGATCGACCTGACGCGGCTGCCCACGGGGTTCCTGACCGCGCGGCCGTCGCTCTTCGATTTCCTGGACCAGCTGCGCGAACGCCGCATGGTGCCCGAACCCAAGGATTACCGCAGCTGGCGCCAGCATATGGCCAATCTGGAAAGCGCCGCCGCCACCGGCCACCATGTCGAGACATGGTCCCTGCCCGGCGGCCAGACCTATCGCGTCACCGGCCGCCCGCATCCCGACGGGGCCGTGGCGTTCCTCTTCGAGAACATCACCTCCGAGATGTCGCTGACGCGCAAGTTCCGGGCCGAACTGCTGCTGGGGGCGCATGTGCTGGACGGGCTGGACGACGCGCTGGCGGTGTTTTCCAACACCGGCCAGCTGGTCCTGTCGAACCAGGCCTATCGCAGCCTGTGGGGCGCGCCCCCGGCAAACCTGGCCGATGCCGTGGCCGGATGGCAGGCCGCATCCCCCGCGGGACCGGGCTTCCAGGCCCTGCGCGACGCGCTGACGGCGACGGATGCGCCCGCGGCCAGCGGCGCGATGGCCGGACCCCAGGGGGAGTTGCTGGGCTGGACGGTCACCACCCTGTCGGGCGGTCGACGGATGCTGCGCTTCCGCGCGGGATCGGCCCCAGCCATTGCCTCGGCCCAGGCCTTGGCCGCGCTGGATCAGGCGCCCGCGCTGATCCACAGCCTGCCCAATGCGATGGGCGCGGAGTGA
- a CDS encoding ABC transporter ATP-binding protein: MPILEIDHLQKAYGDTHILHDINIAIEPGDFLVLVGPSGCGKSTLLNCIAGLEPITGGAIRIADRDVTGVSPKDRDIAMVFQSYALYPTMSVAKNITFGMKVRGVDKPTQEKKLAEVARQLQIEPLLHRKPGQLSGGQRQRVAMGRALVRDPALFLFDEPLSNLDAKLRVSMRTEIKKLHQDLNASIVYVTHDQIEAMTLATKIVVMKGGVIQQIGTPAEIYNKPANMFVADFMGSPAMNLIPARVRADSGQTRIEIARDGAAPLVITDPVARDLPAEIVLGVRPEDIHEATGNAHLPGTAQGAGGEVMIDIVEPAGADTFAVTQLGGKAVTARLRAESAVQARQPFPLAFDLSKVSYFSPKDGQRLN, encoded by the coding sequence ATGCCGATCCTCGAAATCGACCATCTGCAGAAAGCCTATGGAGACACCCATATCCTGCATGACATCAACATCGCGATCGAGCCGGGCGACTTCCTGGTCCTGGTCGGGCCCTCGGGCTGCGGGAAATCGACGCTGCTGAACTGCATCGCAGGGCTGGAGCCGATCACCGGCGGCGCCATCCGCATCGCCGATCGCGACGTGACGGGCGTGTCCCCCAAGGACCGCGACATCGCCATGGTGTTCCAGTCCTATGCGCTCTACCCGACCATGTCGGTGGCCAAGAACATCACCTTCGGCATGAAGGTCCGCGGCGTCGACAAGCCCACCCAGGAGAAGAAGCTGGCCGAGGTCGCGCGGCAATTGCAGATCGAGCCGCTTTTGCATCGCAAGCCCGGCCAGCTGTCGGGCGGCCAGCGCCAGCGCGTCGCCATGGGCCGCGCCCTGGTCCGCGACCCGGCACTGTTCCTGTTCGACGAGCCGCTGTCCAACCTTGACGCGAAACTGCGCGTGTCGATGCGGACCGAGATCAAGAAGCTGCATCAGGACCTGAACGCCTCGATCGTCTATGTCACCCATGACCAGATCGAGGCGATGACCCTGGCCACCAAGATCGTGGTGATGAAGGGCGGCGTGATCCAGCAGATCGGCACCCCGGCCGAGATCTACAACAAGCCCGCCAACATGTTCGTGGCCGATTTCATGGGCAGCCCGGCGATGAACCTGATCCCGGCCCGCGTGCGCGCGGATAGCGGCCAGACCCGGATCGAGATCGCGCGTGACGGCGCCGCCCCCTTGGTCATCACCGACCCCGTGGCCCGCGACCTGCCTGCCGAGATCGTGCTGGGCGTGCGCCCCGAGGACATCCACGAGGCGACCGGCAACGCCCATCTGCCCGGCACCGCGCAGGGTGCGGGCGGCGAGGTGATGATCGACATCGTCGAGCCCGCGGGCGCGGACACCTTCGCGGTGACGCAGCTGGGCGGCAAGGCGGTCACCGCGCGTCTGCGTGCCGAAAGCGCGGTCCAGGCGCGCCAGCCCTTCCCGCTGGCATTCGACCTCTCGAAAGTGTCGTATTTCTCGCCTAAGGATGGGCAGCGACTGAACTGA
- a CDS encoding translocation/assembly module TamB domain-containing protein, whose protein sequence is MRRFWIILVALVFPLSVLAQSVAELSATVDDDRGFLTGLLERNLSDAGREVVIEGFEGALSSRATFREIRISDDDGTWLTLRDGAIQWNRSALLRRRIEIAELSAREILLPRMAQSDAPAVQAEAPVFALPELPVALMIEQIRADRVMLGEPVIGVEAALRIDGGLSLEGGEGQAQLTIDRLDGPRGQFVLDTAFSNVSQVLRLNLGLDEAADGILANLVGIHDRPALTAQISGEGELRDFVTDISLATDGQPRITGQVSAMGTTDADATPGTGFRFELGGDVASLLRPQDRAFFGTNTQLLAEGFRAETGRLSIPRLDIRTDALRIAGSLSTNDQSAPELAELMVTLGRDAGATVIPVPLPFAGEATTVESGRLALNYDASEGEGWTLDGFVGALTLDGVALGAVDLSGAGQVVQDDGSLSEVTGQLDFATRQMTFRDPGLAEAVGSTVEGRAAFTFTPGNALAIEDFAITGSDYGFDGYFLVSGLGSGITLSVDADARYTDLSRLSTLAGRSLTGAADVALQGYYIVLGRSFDLDARVEGRDLTLDQPQVDGLLGGRSTIVLEARRDEFGLEIEEFTLDAARISAEAQGLIATELSDVTARLSMPSLADAGADLGGALEAEARLTGPRDQRSLVLNGQALDLRVGIEALDNLLAGRTDLVVNAAEEAQGFRIQDLAISNPQVSAQVQGDLVPGALDAVATIRLADLAAVRPDWSGGFDARATLREEEGARIIDLSGTGQNLSLGPAAGALTGTTRLDLRATERDGVVTVERGRLDNDQMQATVAGVYGPGVTDLTGDVQIASLAPFGAGWRGSLDAQGSLREAGDGARDLQVTGTGRDLAFGQAQVDGALAGETRLTVTGTERDGVFTISQAQVENPRLTARAQGRVGAGATDLTATVNAGDLRFLGNGISGAVQADARITDDGALRRIETTGTASGLSIGQPQVDPVLAGQTSFDLAASLGPDGPSVQRLLVNNPQLRVTADGSPAAGVNVDARLANLGILVPEFPGPVTVAGTIRDQGPTVLVDLRATAPGNTDLRIQGSAARDGSTADLGIVGGADSALANTSLRTRSVSGPLAINLRLQGPPGIQSLTGQVRLQNGQLADPGLGLRLEGIDVTAAFQGGRIQVDGGADVSAGGRIRLSGPVTLADGAIDIGIVLDQVVVRDPTLYQTVLDGQLRLSGSGATGQLLSGRIDVGETEFRIPSTGLGGSRPIPDITHVGSQRPPVRATRARAGLEGYPSQAARDAGLAGPPATPPANPPRLDLVINAPNRVFIRGRGVDAELGGGLRVQGTVRDAIPVGNLQLIRGRVDLLGNRFTLTEGLVELQGSLVPVIRLVAETVRDGITTRIVIDGEVREPEITFESSPELPQEEVLSQLLFGRGLDSISPLQAAQLANAIAVLAGRGGDGIIGNLRESAGLDDLDLTTDDDGNIELRAGRYLSENVYTDVSVGEGGRSSINLNLDITQSLRARGSVGSDGGSSIGLFFERDY, encoded by the coding sequence ATGCGCAGGTTCTGGATCATCCTCGTCGCCCTGGTCTTTCCGCTGTCGGTCCTGGCGCAGAGCGTCGCCGAGCTGAGCGCCACGGTCGATGACGACCGCGGCTTCCTGACCGGGCTTCTGGAACGCAACCTGTCCGATGCCGGGCGCGAGGTCGTGATCGAGGGGTTCGAGGGCGCCCTCTCCTCGCGCGCCACCTTCCGCGAGATCCGCATCTCGGATGATGACGGCACCTGGCTGACGCTGCGCGACGGGGCGATCCAGTGGAACCGCTCGGCCCTGCTGCGCCGCCGGATCGAGATCGCCGAACTCTCCGCGCGCGAGATCCTGCTGCCGCGCATGGCGCAATCCGACGCCCCCGCCGTCCAGGCCGAGGCGCCGGTCTTTGCCCTGCCCGAACTGCCCGTCGCGCTGATGATCGAACAGATCCGCGCCGACCGGGTGATGCTGGGCGAACCCGTGATCGGGGTCGAGGCCGCGCTGCGCATCGATGGCGGCCTCAGCCTGGAGGGGGGCGAGGGCCAGGCCCAGCTGACCATCGACCGGCTGGACGGGCCGCGCGGCCAGTTCGTGCTGGACACGGCCTTTTCCAACGTCTCGCAGGTCCTGCGGCTGAACCTGGGGCTGGACGAGGCCGCGGACGGCATCCTGGCCAATCTGGTCGGCATCCATGACCGCCCCGCCCTGACCGCCCAGATCAGCGGCGAGGGCGAGCTGCGCGATTTCGTCACCGATATCAGCCTGGCCACCGACGGCCAACCGCGCATCACCGGCCAGGTCAGCGCCATGGGCACGACCGATGCCGACGCCACCCCCGGCACCGGGTTCCGGTTCGAGCTGGGCGGCGACGTGGCCAGCCTGCTGCGGCCCCAGGACCGCGCCTTCTTCGGCACCAACACCCAGCTGCTGGCCGAGGGGTTCCGGGCCGAGACCGGGCGGCTCAGCATCCCGCGGCTGGACATCCGGACCGATGCCCTGCGCATCGCGGGGTCGCTGTCCACCAATGACCAATCCGCGCCGGAACTGGCCGAGCTGATGGTCACCTTGGGCCGCGACGCGGGCGCGACCGTGATCCCCGTGCCCCTGCCCTTTGCGGGCGAGGCCACGACCGTGGAATCGGGGCGCCTGGCGCTGAACTATGACGCGTCCGAGGGCGAGGGCTGGACGCTGGACGGCTTTGTCGGCGCGCTGACCTTGGACGGGGTCGCGCTTGGCGCGGTGGATCTGTCGGGGGCGGGCCAGGTCGTGCAGGACGACGGCAGCCTGTCCGAGGTGACCGGCCAGCTGGATTTCGCGACCCGCCAGATGACCTTCCGCGACCCCGGCCTGGCCGAGGCCGTGGGCAGCACGGTCGAGGGACGCGCCGCCTTCACCTTCACCCCCGGCAATGCCTTGGCGATCGAGGATTTCGCCATCACCGGGTCGGATTACGGCTTCGACGGCTATTTCCTGGTCTCGGGCCTGGGCAGCGGCATCACGCTGTCGGTGGATGCCGATGCCCGCTATACCGACCTGTCGCGCCTGTCGACCTTGGCCGGGCGGTCGCTGACCGGGGCCGCGGATGTGGCGCTGCAGGGCTACTACATCGTACTGGGCCGCAGCTTCGACCTGGATGCCCGGGTCGAGGGGCGCGACCTGACCCTGGACCAGCCGCAGGTCGACGGCCTGCTGGGCGGGCGGTCCACCATCGTGCTGGAGGCGCGGCGCGACGAATTCGGGCTGGAGATCGAGGAATTCACGCTCGACGCGGCCCGCATCTCGGCCGAGGCGCAGGGCCTGATCGCCACCGAGCTGAGCGACGTGACCGCGCGGCTGTCCATGCCGTCCTTGGCGGATGCGGGCGCCGATCTGGGCGGCGCGCTGGAGGCCGAGGCCCGTCTGACCGGGCCCCGCGACCAGCGCAGCCTGGTCCTGAACGGCCAGGCCCTGGACCTGCGCGTGGGAATCGAGGCCTTGGACAACCTGCTGGCGGGCCGGACCGACCTGGTCGTGAACGCCGCCGAGGAGGCCCAAGGTTTTCGCATCCAGGACCTGGCGATCAGCAATCCGCAGGTCTCGGCCCAGGTTCAGGGCGATCTGGTGCCCGGCGCGCTGGATGCGGTGGCGACGATCCGGCTGGCCGATCTGGCGGCGGTGCGGCCCGACTGGTCCGGCGGCTTCGACGCCCGCGCCACCCTGCGCGAGGAGGAGGGCGCCCGCATCATCGACCTGTCCGGCACGGGCCAAAACCTGTCCCTGGGGCCCGCGGCGGGCGCGCTGACCGGCACGACCCGGCTGGACCTGCGCGCCACGGAACGCGACGGCGTGGTGACGGTGGAACGCGGCCGGCTGGACAATGACCAGATGCAGGCGACGGTGGCGGGGGTCTATGGCCCCGGCGTGACCGACCTGACGGGGGATGTGCAGATTGCCTCGCTGGCGCCCTTCGGGGCGGGCTGGCGCGGCAGCCTGGACGCCCAAGGCAGCCTGCGCGAGGCCGGCGACGGCGCGCGCGACCTGCAGGTGACGGGCACCGGGCGCGACCTGGCCTTCGGTCAGGCCCAGGTCGACGGCGCCTTGGCGGGCGAGACGCGCCTGACGGTGACCGGCACGGAACGCGACGGCGTCTTCACGATCAGCCAGGCCCAGGTCGAGAACCCGCGCCTGACCGCGCGGGCGCAGGGCCGGGTGGGGGCCGGGGCGACCGATCTGACCGCCACGGTGAATGCGGGCGATCTGCGTTTCCTGGGCAACGGGATCTCGGGCGCGGTGCAGGCGGATGCGCGGATCACCGATGACGGCGCGCTGCGCCGGATCGAGACGACGGGCACGGCCAGCGGCCTGTCCATCGGCCAGCCCCAGGTCGATCCGGTCCTGGCGGGCCAGACCAGCTTCGATCTGGCGGCCTCGCTCGGGCCGGACGGGCCGTCGGTCCAGCGCCTGCTGGTCAACAACCCGCAGCTGCGGGTGACGGCGGACGGATCGCCCGCGGCGGGGGTGAATGTCGATGCGCGGCTGGCCAATCTGGGCATCCTGGTGCCGGAATTCCCCGGGCCGGTGACGGTGGCGGGCACGATCCGCGACCAAGGGCCCACGGTGCTGGTCGATCTGCGCGCCACAGCGCCCGGCAATACCGACCTGCGCATCCAAGGCAGCGCGGCGCGCGACGGATCGACCGCCGATCTTGGGATCGTGGGCGGGGCGGATTCCGCGCTGGCCAATACCTCGCTGCGGACCCGCAGCGTGTCGGGGCCGCTGGCGATCAACCTGCGCCTGCAGGGCCCGCCGGGGATCCAGTCGCTGACCGGCCAGGTCCGCCTGCAGAACGGCCAGCTGGCCGATCCCGGCCTGGGCCTGCGGCTGGAGGGGATCGACGTCACCGCGGCGTTCCAGGGTGGGCGCATCCAGGTCGATGGTGGGGCGGATGTCTCGGCCGGGGGGCGGATCCGCCTGTCCGGGCCGGTGACACTGGCCGATGGCGCGATCGATATCGGCATCGTGCTGGACCAGGTCGTGGTGCGTGACCCGACGCTCTATCAGACGGTGCTGGACGGCCAGCTGCGGCTCAGCGGTTCCGGGGCCACGGGCCAGCTGCTGTCGGGCCGGATCGACGTGGGCGAGACCGAGTTCCGCATCCCCTCGACGGGTCTGGGCGGATCGCGCCCGATCCCCGACATCACCCATGTCGGCAGCCAGCGCCCGCCCGTCCGCGCCACCCGCGCCCGCGCCGGGCTGGAGGGCTATCCCAGCCAGGCCGCGCGCGATGCGGGCCTGGCCGGGCCGCCCGCCACGCCGCCGGCCAATCCGCCGCGGCTGGATCTTGTCATCAACGCACCGAACCGCGTCTTCATCCGCGGGCGGGGTGTCGATGCCGAACTGGGCGGCGGGCTGCGGGTCCAGGGGACGGTGCGCGACGCCATCCCCGTGGGCAACCTGCAGCTGATCCGCGGCCGGGTCGATCTGCTGGGCAACCGCTTCACCCTGACCGAGGGCCTGGTCGAGCTGCAGGGCAGCCTGGTCCCGGTGATCCGCCTTGTGGCCGAGACGGTGCGCGACGGCATCACCACCCGCATCGTCATCGACGGCGAGGTGCGCGAGCCCGAGATCACCTTCGAATCCTCGCCCGAACTGCCGCAGGAGGAGGTGCTGTCCCAGCTGCTCTTCGGGCGGGGCCTGGACAGCATCAGCCCGCTGCAGGCGGCGCAGCTGGCCAATGCCATCGCGGTGCTGGCCGGGCGCGGCGGGGACGGGATCATTGGCAACCTGCGCGAATCGGCGGGGCTGGACGATCTGGACCTGACCACCGACGATGACGGCAATATCGAGCTGCGGGCCGGGCGCTACCTGTCGGAAAACGTCTATACCGACGTGTCGGTGGGCGAGGGCGGGCGGTCCAGCATCAACCTGAACCTGGACATCACCCAATCGCTGCGCGCGCGGGGATCGGTGGGCAGCGACGGGGGCAGCTCGATCGGGTTGTTCTTCGAACGCGATTACTGA